A single region of the Marinobacter salinisoli genome encodes:
- a CDS encoding polysaccharide deacetylase family protein, translating into MREIKFVLSVDTEEEWDWEGPFPNRSVSVENVNHLPAFQQQMKGLGLRTTYFLDYAVLENPVSRGILTDLYQAEPAIEYGAHLHPWVTPPVVPAGSEANSHIVNLPIGTVAAQLRTLTQAIEDVTAQKPTSFRSGRWGITDEILRALSDQGYLVDSSIYPFYETEWFSCTDYDSWPLAMSHLGTSPELIELPVSAGFNHRPFSRAQRLHQKLEHPSWARFRVIGALWALRMHRKIYLSPELSSSRDMIALCKQILQMDCPVIHMYLHSSSLLPGSTRYVRSESDKARLMRRIDKVVSFLRTQCNLNAETITSAAVALRNQGVIKDHAKPLCSERESSRLKGPSACAE; encoded by the coding sequence ATGCGTGAGATCAAGTTCGTACTCAGCGTTGACACTGAAGAGGAATGGGACTGGGAAGGCCCCTTTCCAAACCGCTCTGTCTCTGTGGAAAACGTCAATCACCTGCCGGCTTTCCAGCAGCAAATGAAAGGCCTGGGCCTGCGCACGACCTATTTCCTCGATTACGCCGTTCTTGAAAATCCGGTTTCGAGGGGGATTCTGACCGACCTTTACCAGGCTGAACCAGCAATCGAATACGGTGCCCACCTGCATCCCTGGGTTACGCCGCCTGTTGTGCCGGCCGGATCTGAGGCCAATTCACACATCGTGAACTTGCCGATCGGCACGGTGGCTGCGCAACTCCGAACTCTGACCCAAGCGATTGAAGACGTAACAGCCCAAAAACCAACGTCGTTCCGCTCAGGGCGATGGGGCATCACTGATGAAATACTGCGAGCTCTTTCTGATCAGGGCTATCTGGTTGATTCCAGTATTTACCCGTTCTATGAAACGGAATGGTTCAGCTGTACCGATTACGACAGTTGGCCATTGGCCATGTCGCACCTTGGAACCTCACCAGAGTTGATCGAACTCCCTGTGTCTGCGGGCTTCAATCACAGGCCGTTTTCCAGGGCACAGCGCCTGCACCAGAAGCTCGAGCATCCGTCCTGGGCACGCTTCCGGGTAATTGGTGCGTTGTGGGCGCTCAGAATGCACAGAAAGATCTATCTCAGCCCGGAGCTATCATCGTCCAGAGACATGATCGCCTTGTGCAAGCAGATTCTGCAGATGGACTGCCCTGTGATTCATATGTACCTGCACAGTTCCAGTTTGCTGCCGGGTTCAACGCGGTATGTGAGATCGGAGAGTGACAAGGCCCGGCTTATGAGACGAATTGACAAGGTCGTGAGTTTTCTCCGTACGCAATGCAATTTGAACGCGGAGACGATTACTTCTGCTGCCGTCGCGCTCCGGAATCAGGGGGTAATAAAAGACCATGCCAAACCGCTGTGCTCCGAGCGTGAATCCAGCCGATTAAAGGGACCATCAGCGTGTGCGGAATAG
- the asnB gene encoding asparagine synthase (glutamine-hydrolyzing), with product MCGIAGFTTNNPSEAELDMVKSMVSAMHHRGPDAQGALLLHGAVMGHARLSIIDLSEAGNQPFVSEDGRYALVFNGEIYNFQILRKQMEEQGIRFRTQTDTEVVLALLIHEGVNAIEKLNGMFAIAFWDNEAGTLDLIRDRIGKKPLYYTEQDGQLIFASELKAILECPNVPREIRPDAVYDFFAYQYVPDPKTIFKDVFKLEPGSHLHRTRAGLIKTRRYWSPEIGEPEPISMENAKAQLLELIEDATKQRMISDVPLGAFLSGGVDSSGVVAMMAKGGQTVTTCSIGFKEKDFNETEFAQAVADQYLTDHRVHTVRDGVAERLLDICRFLDEPFADSSLVPTFLVSELARQDVTVALTGDGGDEIFAGYQKYATDWRENQLRNKFPSAFRTVMGQLAPALRRVPNKHLRRAGSLMHSLSLDPAKAFYVTNTSLDDHIWQLLLNDDFRQTLGDYHPSQLTERAYHQCDSKDHLSRLLYTDMHTYLPGDILVKADRMSMANSLELRSPLLDYRIIEFANRLPSHLKFDKGEKKIVLREALSPLLPKEILNRKKMGFSTPLAQWLRGELKDIAEIYIFKNGHGLAQLFRKESVKYVWDQHQSGVFDHAAILWGMLIYEIWWKRVVALEY from the coding sequence GTGTGCGGAATAGCTGGTTTTACAACCAATAACCCGTCCGAAGCCGAACTCGACATGGTCAAGTCGATGGTTAGCGCCATGCATCATCGCGGTCCCGACGCTCAAGGCGCGTTGCTGCTGCACGGCGCCGTAATGGGCCATGCACGGTTGAGCATCATTGACCTCTCAGAAGCCGGTAATCAGCCTTTCGTATCGGAGGATGGGCGCTATGCCCTGGTGTTCAACGGTGAAATCTACAATTTCCAAATCTTGCGCAAGCAGATGGAAGAGCAGGGTATCCGTTTCCGAACACAAACCGACACCGAAGTGGTGTTGGCACTGCTGATCCATGAGGGTGTGAACGCAATCGAAAAACTTAATGGCATGTTTGCCATCGCGTTCTGGGATAACGAGGCCGGCACCCTGGATCTCATCCGGGACAGAATTGGCAAGAAGCCCCTGTATTACACCGAGCAGGACGGACAACTGATCTTTGCTTCAGAACTGAAGGCGATTCTGGAATGCCCTAATGTACCCCGGGAGATCCGGCCGGACGCCGTTTACGATTTCTTTGCCTACCAGTACGTGCCGGACCCGAAAACCATCTTCAAGGATGTCTTTAAACTGGAGCCTGGAAGCCATTTACACCGCACCAGGGCTGGTCTGATCAAAACGAGGCGTTACTGGTCACCGGAGATAGGTGAGCCCGAGCCAATAAGCATGGAAAACGCCAAGGCCCAGTTACTGGAATTGATTGAAGACGCCACGAAGCAACGCATGATCAGCGACGTTCCCCTCGGCGCGTTTTTGAGTGGTGGAGTGGACTCCAGTGGCGTTGTAGCCATGATGGCCAAAGGTGGCCAAACCGTTACCACCTGTTCCATAGGCTTCAAAGAAAAAGACTTTAATGAGACTGAATTCGCTCAGGCGGTGGCGGATCAATACCTCACTGATCACCGTGTCCACACGGTGAGAGATGGCGTGGCCGAGCGCTTGCTGGACATTTGCCGTTTTCTGGATGAGCCCTTTGCGGATTCCAGCCTGGTGCCCACGTTCCTCGTGTCTGAGCTCGCCCGACAGGACGTAACTGTTGCCTTAACCGGAGACGGTGGAGACGAAATCTTCGCCGGATATCAAAAGTACGCTACGGACTGGCGGGAGAACCAGCTTCGCAACAAATTCCCTTCCGCGTTCCGAACAGTCATGGGCCAGCTTGCACCCGCGTTACGCAGGGTTCCCAACAAACATCTCCGCCGGGCTGGCTCATTGATGCACAGCCTCAGCTTGGACCCGGCCAAAGCGTTTTATGTCACCAATACATCACTGGATGACCACATCTGGCAACTGTTGCTGAACGATGATTTTCGCCAAACGCTAGGGGATTACCACCCAAGCCAACTGACGGAACGTGCCTATCACCAGTGCGACTCGAAGGACCACTTGTCCCGCCTGTTATATACAGATATGCACACTTATTTGCCGGGCGACATTCTGGTAAAGGCGGACCGCATGAGTATGGCGAACTCCCTGGAACTCCGGTCGCCATTGCTGGACTACCGAATAATTGAATTCGCTAACCGACTTCCATCCCACCTCAAGTTCGACAAGGGTGAAAAGAAAATTGTGTTGCGTGAAGCGCTCAGTCCTTTATTACCCAAGGAAATATTGAATAGAAAGAAAATGGGGTTTTCTACTCCGCTGGCGCAATGGCTTCGCGGCGAGCTTAAAGATATCGCCGAGATATATATTTTCAAAAATGGTCACGGTTTGGCCCAGTTATTTCGTAAGGAGTCTGTGAAGTATGTATGGGATCAGCACCAGAGCGGAGTGTTCGACCACGCTGCAATCCTATGGGGAATGCTAATTTATGAGATATGGTGGAAGCGAGTAGTCGCTTTGGAATATTAA
- a CDS encoding O-antigen ligase family protein, giving the protein MKLTALVYILIAVAALSLPLAPWVSAFIYFLNSIVQPQYVYPWTFPEIPVFKITAALSIIGLGISIISGKANFSLYKSKQSLAILGILILMHISHQLTPFPDEWASVPPTVVLDTINVIVIMYFVALPMFNSNKSILFLCFGFMFSGVFYILWANSAYFGQDWYLFRNGRLEGPVDGPYRDGNILSVLLVMSMPFFIFFALYKDNKWVTIGVVVIIIFLWHALVLFSSRGAFLATAVCLLSISYLIKSKIFSAMIFVSFLIFVVVQGATLIERTSETVDSAAVEHEPIDPRILSWKVGLKIISLHPFIGVGVQKFEAASNAYFSGETSHVAHNTFLNFSVNSGLLSGFLFLLLVYWVIKRVWSVGRKEIHFRDPAYYALLSSSIAILGCFVCSIFLDLIIFEPLYLAFLINLVSWDRIKKN; this is encoded by the coding sequence ATGAAGTTGACCGCCCTAGTTTATATTTTAATAGCTGTTGCTGCATTAAGTTTGCCTCTCGCCCCGTGGGTTTCAGCTTTTATATATTTTTTGAATAGTATTGTCCAGCCTCAATATGTTTACCCGTGGACATTTCCCGAAATTCCAGTGTTTAAAATTACGGCCGCATTATCAATTATTGGGCTCGGAATAAGCATCATTAGTGGGAAGGCTAACTTCAGTTTATATAAGTCAAAGCAAAGCTTGGCAATACTGGGGATTTTAATATTAATGCACATTTCTCATCAACTGACGCCTTTTCCAGATGAGTGGGCTTCAGTACCACCGACGGTCGTGTTAGATACGATAAATGTAATAGTAATAATGTACTTTGTAGCATTGCCGATGTTTAATTCTAATAAATCAATATTGTTCTTGTGTTTTGGGTTTATGTTTTCTGGTGTTTTTTATATTTTATGGGCAAATTCTGCATATTTTGGTCAGGACTGGTACCTTTTCAGAAATGGTAGGCTGGAGGGGCCAGTTGACGGGCCCTATCGCGACGGGAATATCTTATCAGTGTTGCTCGTCATGAGTATGCCTTTTTTTATATTTTTTGCACTATATAAAGACAATAAGTGGGTGACCATTGGAGTGGTGGTCATCATAATATTTCTTTGGCATGCCTTAGTTTTGTTTAGTTCGAGAGGTGCATTTCTTGCGACTGCTGTTTGCTTACTCTCGATTTCGTACTTAATCAAGTCAAAAATATTCAGTGCGATGATTTTTGTTTCATTTCTAATCTTTGTTGTTGTTCAGGGCGCAACCCTAATTGAGCGGACTAGTGAAACGGTTGATAGCGCAGCGGTCGAACACGAGCCCATAGATCCGCGGATATTGTCATGGAAGGTTGGTCTTAAGATAATTTCACTTCATCCGTTTATTGGGGTTGGAGTTCAAAAATTCGAAGCTGCCTCTAATGCTTATTTCTCGGGAGAAACCTCGCACGTCGCGCACAATACGTTTCTTAATTTTTCAGTTAATTCAGGTTTGTTGTCGGGTTTTTTGTTTTTGCTCTTAGTGTATTGGGTTATTAAAAGAGTTTGGTCGGTTGGCCGAAAAGAGATTCATTTCAGAGATCCAGCCTATTACGCCTTGCTGTCGTCATCTATAGCAATTCTTGGCTGTTTCGTCTGCTCTATCTTTTTGGATTTGATAATTTTTGAGCCGCTATATTTGGCATTTTTAATTAATTTAGTTTCTTGGGATCGTATTAAAAAAAATTGA
- a CDS encoding glycosyltransferase family 2 protein yields the protein MKHLPLVSVVMPVYNNERFISESILSALNQSHRNIEIIVVDDGSTDLSAKKAEAFGEKVRVVTQKNSGAAAARNRGVLESQGEFVAFLDSDDIWEPEKLESQLKNMKDFRWSYTDAIFYGGINDGLTDSHFTKKYDGVILDKIITCNFIGTSSVLLTKELFLEAGGFDESLRSIQDWDFWCRVSAICAVKHISEPLVKYRVHSSSISRNARKNIVNHIKVIEKIFGQEGPGSHFTHLKRVAKYNSYSIVSHIAEEENDYLFSFFCRSHALKCQPLKPEAIKSAIKSLIKLPLAMNSIFFNTIPRN from the coding sequence ATGAAACACCTTCCCTTAGTTTCAGTCGTAATGCCTGTATACAACAACGAGAGATTTATCAGTGAATCGATTTTAAGCGCTCTCAATCAATCGCATAGAAACATTGAGATCATTGTCGTTGATGATGGCTCCACGGATCTAAGCGCAAAAAAAGCTGAAGCTTTTGGCGAAAAAGTAAGAGTTGTAACACAAAAGAATTCTGGAGCCGCAGCGGCTCGCAATCGGGGGGTTTTAGAAAGTCAGGGCGAGTTTGTTGCTTTCTTGGACTCTGACGATATATGGGAGCCGGAAAAGCTAGAATCACAGCTCAAAAACATGAAAGACTTTAGGTGGTCATACACCGATGCTATTTTTTATGGTGGTATTAATGACGGTTTAACTGATAGCCATTTCACAAAAAAGTATGACGGAGTTATTTTAGATAAAATTATTACCTGCAACTTCATTGGAACTTCTAGCGTTTTATTAACCAAAGAGCTTTTCCTAGAAGCCGGCGGCTTTGATGAATCCTTACGTAGCATTCAAGATTGGGATTTTTGGTGTAGAGTGTCGGCTATATGCGCAGTTAAACACATCTCTGAACCCTTGGTAAAATATCGAGTTCACTCTTCGTCAATCTCTCGAAATGCCAGAAAAAATATAGTTAACCATATAAAAGTTATTGAAAAAATATTTGGCCAAGAAGGCCCTGGCAGTCACTTTACCCACTTAAAACGTGTAGCTAAATACAACTCTTACTCAATAGTTTCTCATATTGCAGAAGAGGAAAATGATTATTTATTTTCTTTTTTCTGCCGTTCACATGCGCTTAAGTGTCAACCCTTAAAACCCGAAGCCATAAAATCTGCGATTAAGTCTTTAATAAAATTACCCCTTGCCATGAATTCAATTTTTTTTAATACGATCCCAAGAAACTAA
- a CDS encoding oligosaccharide flippase family protein, with translation MSGIRKALLHANLMHYSLRFIGLISTMVISRLLTPSEVGTFAIASASAFMLNEFKLLGANAWLIREKNLSSDKIGQALALTILVSWAIGLGMFGFAQKLSEYFNIGALEQLFKILSIGFFLAPYISIPMALLSRNYEYKQQMIITVSGNIAGLFIVVILIKNGFSYYSLAWGYSASMIIQFMLVRFYIPEDFTPIPNFKGISTVARFGIINSLSGMMMRASTSISDIIIGKLGTTYQVGIFSRGLGFVDFVTSTLVNGLSSVALPYLSAEKRAGGDIGDAYIRASTLTGALVWPVLAVISIASLPAIRLFFGDQWDFAATLSSALAIWAMLKTPHWFANQLLIASGKEGMMLLKESCLFVLLGFGIATLHERGLIYIAYVFIFIGFLDFTLSSIILKITNNILFWKFVGSWWKNIILTTVCSIATLVIGTFIQLDDTQAWKPIICITLLVPFIWLATLHLIKHHLYNELFTLFNGILPLPRRRNL, from the coding sequence ATGAGCGGAATTAGAAAGGCACTTCTGCACGCCAACTTAATGCACTACTCGCTACGTTTTATCGGTCTAATATCGACCATGGTGATTTCCCGGCTACTTACGCCGTCGGAAGTTGGAACATTTGCGATCGCAAGCGCTAGTGCTTTTATGCTTAACGAGTTTAAGCTTCTAGGCGCCAATGCTTGGTTAATTCGGGAGAAAAATTTATCTTCCGATAAAATTGGCCAAGCGCTAGCACTAACGATCTTAGTATCCTGGGCAATAGGTTTAGGCATGTTTGGCTTTGCTCAAAAATTGTCTGAGTATTTTAATATAGGTGCTCTTGAACAACTTTTCAAAATACTTTCTATTGGCTTCTTCTTAGCGCCGTACATAAGTATTCCGATGGCTCTATTGTCGAGAAATTATGAATACAAGCAACAGATGATAATTACAGTTTCCGGAAACATAGCAGGGTTATTTATTGTTGTAATACTTATCAAGAACGGCTTTAGTTATTATTCTTTAGCCTGGGGATACAGCGCGAGCATGATCATTCAGTTTATGCTAGTCCGCTTTTACATACCCGAAGATTTTACTCCCATTCCCAATTTCAAGGGCATTTCGACCGTAGCGAGATTTGGGATCATAAACTCGCTATCAGGAATGATGATGCGTGCAAGCACAAGTATTTCCGATATTATAATCGGAAAGCTAGGGACGACATACCAAGTTGGTATCTTTTCGAGGGGCCTTGGTTTTGTCGATTTCGTAACCAGTACACTTGTAAATGGACTAAGCTCCGTAGCTCTTCCCTACTTATCGGCCGAAAAAAGAGCAGGCGGTGACATCGGCGATGCGTATATCAGAGCCAGCACGCTCACGGGCGCTTTAGTATGGCCAGTGCTAGCAGTTATAAGTATTGCTTCACTCCCAGCAATTCGTCTTTTTTTCGGCGACCAATGGGATTTTGCAGCTACACTGTCTTCTGCACTGGCAATTTGGGCGATGCTTAAAACGCCCCACTGGTTTGCCAATCAGCTCCTAATAGCAAGTGGAAAAGAAGGAATGATGCTGCTCAAAGAATCGTGCCTATTCGTACTACTAGGATTTGGAATAGCAACCCTCCATGAACGAGGTCTGATTTACATAGCATATGTTTTTATTTTTATAGGATTTTTAGATTTCACCCTAAGCTCGATTATCTTGAAGATCACAAATAACATACTATTTTGGAAGTTCGTTGGCTCGTGGTGGAAGAACATTATCCTTACGACAGTTTGCTCAATAGCAACCCTAGTAATCGGAACCTTTATCCAGCTCGACGACACACAGGCATGGAAACCAATCATCTGCATCACTCTATTAGTACCATTTATTTGGCTGGCCACCTTACACCTTATAAAGCATCATCTCTATAACGAATTGTTTACCTTATTTAACGGCATACTTCCCTTGCCTCGGCGACGAAATTTATGA
- a CDS encoding sulfotransferase family protein, with amino-acid sequence MESKQLFILGAPRSGTTFLASILADTSFGSPIETHFITKYFKKLERYGELCERSNFKKLIKDILAERPIQQWKLALDIDQFFDDLSPDYSYATIVHALMTRFRLADPDASWGDKTPHYLGDVEILLELFPNARFIYIVRDGRDVALSLLKKPWGPNNVVSCAEYWKILNSKELELSEIAKKSNLFSLTYEELLNNPTELIREIYQYLGEELPKSRIIKVQKNTKIGNKEKWRTELTIDQIRQFEAIAGNKLMELGYPVLTSSPKISLMERFYFKTHEFISKNIFLFHTNVIDGILIKLGKKEPFSD; translated from the coding sequence ATGGAAAGCAAACAGCTATTTATCCTTGGAGCGCCCCGATCTGGAACAACATTTTTAGCGTCAATACTGGCCGATACGTCTTTTGGTTCGCCAATCGAAACACACTTCATAACAAAGTATTTTAAGAAACTAGAAAGATATGGAGAGCTTTGTGAAAGAAGTAATTTCAAAAAACTGATCAAAGACATTTTGGCAGAACGCCCCATCCAGCAATGGAAACTCGCTCTTGATATCGATCAGTTCTTTGATGATCTATCGCCTGACTACTCTTATGCCACCATCGTCCATGCATTAATGACGCGTTTCAGATTGGCAGATCCTGACGCAAGCTGGGGAGACAAAACACCACACTATCTTGGCGATGTGGAAATTCTATTGGAGCTTTTCCCAAATGCCAGATTTATCTACATTGTCCGGGATGGTAGAGACGTAGCACTATCTCTCTTGAAAAAACCATGGGGGCCAAACAACGTTGTCTCTTGCGCCGAGTATTGGAAGATACTCAATAGCAAAGAACTTGAACTGTCAGAAATCGCCAAGAAATCGAATCTATTTTCTCTAACCTACGAAGAACTTCTAAATAATCCCACCGAACTAATTAGAGAAATTTACCAGTATTTAGGAGAGGAACTTCCGAAATCACGGATTATAAAAGTTCAGAAAAACACAAAAATAGGAAATAAAGAAAAATGGCGAACAGAGTTGACAATAGACCAAATACGCCAATTTGAAGCGATTGCCGGAAATAAGCTAATGGAGCTCGGCTACCCGGTATTAACTTCGAGCCCGAAGATTTCTCTAATGGAGAGATTTTATTTCAAAACGCATGAGTTTATTTCAAAAAACATTTTCCTCTTCCACACAAACGTAATTGACGGAATTTTAATTAAATTAGGAAAAAAGGAGCCATTTTCTGACTAG
- a CDS encoding class I SAM-dependent methyltransferase codes for MDLSQYRESDSERQRAEDLVDHIKKIAAGGGKALDIGARDGYFSLLMTGYFDEVTALDLKKPEIQNDKVSCVEGDLSGLSFDDDTFDLVLCAEVLEHIPPSST; via the coding sequence ATGGATTTGTCACAGTACAGAGAAAGTGATTCAGAGCGACAGAGAGCAGAGGATTTGGTGGACCATATAAAAAAAATAGCTGCAGGTGGGGGGAAGGCGCTTGATATCGGTGCGAGAGATGGCTATTTCTCTTTGCTGATGACAGGGTATTTCGATGAGGTAACTGCACTAGATTTAAAAAAACCAGAAATACAAAATGATAAAGTTAGTTGTGTCGAGGGTGATCTCTCTGGTTTGAGCTTCGACGACGACACTTTTGATTTGGTGTTGTGTGCAGAGGTGCTTGAACACATTCCCCCCTCATCTACTTGA
- a CDS encoding glycosyltransferase, translating to MNTLNDTPQKDISPSAGHQKPIRILHVTFNMGFGGTEQVIRQVATNLDKDRFECEIACIDGEIGAIGRAMEAENGTIIHFRQRRPGLDWKIIYWLRQLIKHRHFDIVHCHQYSPYTYGWFAHWGTGAKVVFTEHGRFHPDRYRKKARLINPLIAHTTHALVAISSATRDALVEYEYFPRKKIDVIYNGIAPLTVNPERRESLANELGIQPGEIVIGTVARLDPVKNQALILKATRALLDEGYPIRLLLVGDGPERRNLESLTKDLKLDEAVIFAGFQENPADFLSLMDIFLLPSFTEGTSMTLLEAMSLGIPTVATRVGGTPEIVAEDKTGILVESNDLSEFAIAIRTLLDHPGKKKRAEMGAKARFENKFSAKEMVKQYQFIYTVP from the coding sequence GTGAACACATTAAACGACACGCCGCAAAAAGACATTAGCCCAAGCGCGGGGCACCAAAAGCCGATCCGAATTCTTCACGTCACGTTCAATATGGGCTTCGGCGGGACGGAACAGGTAATTCGCCAAGTGGCGACCAACCTGGACAAAGACCGCTTCGAGTGCGAAATCGCCTGTATTGACGGAGAGATTGGCGCCATTGGCCGGGCTATGGAAGCCGAGAACGGGACAATCATCCATTTCCGACAGCGGCGACCTGGCCTGGACTGGAAAATCATTTACTGGCTAAGGCAACTAATCAAACATCGCCACTTCGATATCGTCCATTGCCACCAGTATTCACCATACACGTACGGCTGGTTTGCGCATTGGGGGACCGGAGCAAAAGTGGTATTTACGGAGCACGGCCGCTTCCACCCAGACCGATATCGCAAGAAAGCTCGGCTCATAAATCCCCTCATTGCACATACCACGCACGCTTTGGTCGCGATCTCCAGCGCAACAAGGGACGCACTCGTTGAATACGAGTATTTTCCGAGAAAAAAGATCGACGTTATCTACAACGGAATTGCGCCGTTAACCGTAAACCCTGAAAGGCGAGAGTCACTCGCCAACGAACTTGGCATCCAACCAGGGGAAATCGTCATCGGCACCGTGGCCAGACTCGATCCCGTAAAAAATCAGGCGCTAATCCTGAAGGCGACGCGCGCTCTTTTGGACGAAGGTTACCCCATCCGCTTACTGTTAGTAGGTGACGGCCCGGAACGAAGAAACCTCGAATCCCTGACTAAAGATCTAAAGCTGGATGAGGCTGTTATTTTTGCAGGATTCCAAGAGAATCCAGCTGATTTCCTGAGCTTGATGGATATATTTCTTTTACCGTCCTTCACGGAAGGCACATCCATGACGCTACTAGAGGCAATGAGCCTTGGCATACCAACTGTGGCCACTCGCGTAGGGGGAACACCGGAAATAGTCGCAGAGGATAAAACAGGGATCTTAGTGGAGAGCAATGACTTAAGTGAATTTGCCATCGCTATCAGAACTCTGCTCGACCACCCCGGTAAGAAGAAACGAGCAGAAATGGGCGCCAAAGCCCGGTTTGAAAACAAATTTTCAGCGAAGGAGATGGTTAAGCAGTATCAATTCATTTACACAGTACCCTAA
- a CDS encoding exosortase/archaeosortase family protein, producing the protein MLRKTLDNLPGSRPYLIVTAMVALLFYPTSVRLGKAWLEFEQVLAHGLATAAIFLALLLIHPPKFSNDQESTKPYRPAGALMLIATTMIWALLELVRLDTLTYLMLPTGLAAMAWALLGLPAALAFIPHVLLFSLSLPIWADIVPFLVELASIVVGSWVNLLGMTALIEGNSITLPYGRMVIADGCSGIRYFAISILLAMMTSILNDYRWRGWLITLVIAATIGLVANWVRITILVAVGYETHMQSELVRDHETMGWIVYGCFILPALYFSPVQRRASATTLTPQSPIFTSTSFIAVALAIAFGPLALSIVQRPSQPATPWTLELPRAMPTNASNFPIVLDLPQSLSQKAWRAGDLWILLAQSQKSTADEKLVPYLPRMFDTSKWQLQETVEPGLRRYRNIKTNEQVIAGQWFQIGSHRGWTYKEAKLLQIPALLAQEKQFGLIALQNKCAPRNCDMATESVQHAMTSIRLAR; encoded by the coding sequence ATGTTAAGGAAGACGCTAGACAACCTACCGGGATCCAGGCCCTACCTCATCGTCACGGCGATGGTCGCCCTCCTTTTTTACCCGACTTCGGTCAGGCTAGGAAAAGCGTGGCTTGAGTTTGAGCAAGTTCTGGCTCACGGTCTGGCAACAGCAGCCATCTTTCTAGCATTGCTACTTATCCACCCCCCAAAGTTCTCGAACGACCAAGAATCCACTAAGCCCTATCGTCCTGCCGGCGCACTGATGCTGATTGCCACAACGATGATCTGGGCCCTTCTGGAACTGGTTCGGCTCGACACCCTTACCTACCTGATGCTGCCAACCGGCCTCGCGGCAATGGCCTGGGCCCTTCTTGGACTGCCGGCAGCGCTTGCCTTTATACCCCACGTTCTACTCTTTTCCCTGTCACTGCCCATATGGGCAGATATCGTTCCATTCCTTGTTGAGCTCGCAAGCATCGTTGTAGGTTCCTGGGTGAACTTGCTGGGCATGACTGCCCTCATAGAAGGCAACAGCATCACCCTACCCTATGGCCGAATGGTTATTGCAGATGGCTGTTCCGGCATCCGTTATTTCGCCATCTCCATCTTGCTCGCCATGATGACATCCATCCTGAACGACTACCGCTGGCGTGGGTGGCTGATCACCTTGGTGATCGCCGCAACCATCGGCCTTGTCGCTAACTGGGTCCGAATAACCATCCTTGTGGCGGTTGGCTATGAAACCCACATGCAAAGCGAACTGGTAAGAGATCACGAAACCATGGGGTGGATAGTCTATGGCTGCTTCATCCTGCCAGCACTTTACTTCTCGCCGGTACAGAGAAGAGCGTCCGCCACTACCCTCACACCCCAATCACCAATATTCACCAGCACCAGCTTCATCGCCGTCGCCCTGGCTATTGCATTCGGCCCACTTGCCCTGTCCATCGTCCAAAGACCCAGCCAACCGGCCACCCCCTGGACGCTTGAGCTACCTCGGGCCATGCCAACAAATGCCTCAAACTTCCCGATAGTGCTCGACCTTCCGCAATCACTGAGTCAGAAAGCCTGGCGCGCAGGCGATCTATGGATACTGCTGGCGCAGAGCCAGAAATCCACAGCAGATGAAAAGCTCGTACCTTACCTGCCCCGGATGTTTGACACCTCGAAGTGGCAGTTGCAGGAAACTGTTGAGCCGGGCCTCCGCCGCTATCGCAACATAAAGACCAACGAACAGGTCATCGCCGGCCAGTGGTTCCAGATTGGATCCCATCGTGGATGGACTTATAAGGAAGCCAAGCTCCTGCAGATTCCCGCACTCCTGGCACAAGAAAAACAATTTGGGCTCATCGCCCTCCAGAATAAGTGCGCGCCAAGGAACTGCGATATGGCCACGGAAAGCGTCCAACACGCCATGACCTCGATTCGATTGGCCAGATGA